In Desulfobulbus oralis, one DNA window encodes the following:
- a CDS encoding conjugal transfer protein TraL has product MRTIHLILQGKGGVGKSLAASVLCQYLIERGREITAFDTDPINHTLAGYKDLPVKELQLLQGDDIDRRRFDQLIEEILTASGDVVVDNGAATFVPLSSYLKENQTVDFLESSGMRVLIHTVITGGQGMKDTADGLVSLASHFTVRLVVWLNRYFGEIATDNKTFEEFKAYKQHRDQIAALIHVPLKSAQTFGRDLEELFSRHQTFAAVLAGETLPVLPVMTRQRLKIWWHEMCQELDLAGLTDAEYAENTEKTE; this is encoded by the coding sequence ATGCGAACCATTCATCTGATATTACAGGGCAAAGGCGGGGTTGGCAAGTCGTTGGCTGCCTCTGTGCTCTGCCAGTACCTGATTGAGCGTGGCCGTGAAATAACGGCCTTTGATACCGATCCGATCAATCACACTCTGGCTGGCTACAAAGACCTGCCGGTGAAAGAGCTGCAACTGCTGCAGGGCGATGATATTGACCGTCGCAGATTCGATCAGCTCATTGAGGAAATTCTGACCGCATCAGGCGATGTAGTTGTGGACAACGGGGCCGCCACCTTTGTCCCACTGAGTTCGTATCTCAAGGAGAATCAAACCGTTGATTTTCTGGAATCTTCCGGGATGCGGGTACTGATCCACACAGTGATCACCGGGGGTCAGGGCATGAAGGACACGGCCGATGGTCTGGTCTCGCTGGCCAGTCATTTTACAGTGCGGCTGGTGGTGTGGCTGAACCGCTATTTCGGTGAAATTGCGACAGACAATAAAACATTCGAGGAATTCAAGGCCTATAAGCAGCACCGGGACCAGATTGCGGCCCTGATCCACGTGCCGCTGAAATCGGCGCAGACCTTTGGCAGGGATCTGGAGGAACTGTTTTCGCGGCACCAGACCTTTGCCGCAGTACTTGCCGGCGAGACCCTGCCCGTTCTGCCCGTCATGACCCGGCAGCGGTTGAAAATCTGGTGGCATGAGATGTGCCAGGAGCTCGATCTGGCTGGGCTGACTGATGCGGAATACGCTGAAAATACTGAAAAAACAGAATGA
- a CDS encoding TraK family protein produces the protein MVKKGEINPVRLAHSAARIEFIAIKDEITMMLNKGYSAAGVYMILKKSNKITMAKRTFQKLCQTKIKKTSLKLTNKPLFPSKKREEPPASTGQDDSFGIIKKPEDEVF, from the coding sequence GTGGTAAAGAAAGGTGAAATAAATCCGGTAAGACTGGCGCATTCAGCAGCGAGAATTGAATTTATTGCCATAAAAGATGAAATAACAATGATGCTGAATAAAGGATACAGTGCAGCAGGAGTGTATATGATATTAAAGAAATCCAATAAGATAACCATGGCAAAGCGTACATTTCAAAAATTATGTCAGACAAAGATTAAAAAAACTTCTCTGAAATTAACCAATAAACCTCTTTTCCCGAGTAAAAAAAGAGAAGAACCGCCTGCATCAACAGGGCAGGACGATAGCTTTGGCATCATCAAAAAACCGGAAGATGAGGTGTTTTAG
- a CDS encoding DnaA N-terminal domain-containing protein — protein sequence MGHRTLDGIFSANELNCAALTPAPWQAALVLLMQQISEKDFDLWIRPINAMETEKGLQLDCPDRYAMAWVQEHFNNAISDALKHAGITDFFFTFGEQAKELQEKKNKELRAEAAKNAECQAKVLQSLPMKEQFAVLVSTYPRKTSGNWFAWRAFRRLHRRGELPDIQQLLQLVQEEKSSEDWQRDAGRWIPCLHKWLRNKPWWSCGKER from the coding sequence CTGGGACACCGAACCCTGGACGGAATTTTCTCTGCCAACGAACTGAACTGCGCAGCACTGACACCTGCGCCCTGGCAAGCGGCGCTGGTCCTACTGATGCAACAGATATCGGAAAAAGACTTTGATTTATGGATCAGGCCGATTAATGCCATGGAGACAGAAAAAGGCCTGCAACTTGACTGTCCTGACAGATACGCTATGGCATGGGTGCAGGAACACTTTAATAATGCAATAAGTGATGCATTAAAACATGCTGGAATAACAGACTTCTTTTTCACTTTTGGAGAACAGGCTAAGGAACTCCAGGAGAAGAAAAATAAGGAGCTGCGAGCAGAAGCAGCCAAAAATGCGGAGTGTCAGGCGAAAGTATTACAGTCATTGCCGATGAAAGAGCAGTTTGCTGTCCTGGTGTCGACCTATCCTCGTAAGACGAGTGGAAACTGGTTTGCCTGGAGAGCGTTCAGACGGTTGCATCGACGAGGGGAATTGCCGGATATCCAGCAATTGCTGCAGTTAGTGCAGGAAGAAAAATCTTCAGAAGATTGGCAGAGGGATGCAGGACGCTGGATACCATGCCTGCATAAATGGCTGAGAAACAAGCCGTGGTGGAGTTGTGGTAAAGAAAGGTGA
- the lon gene encoding endopeptidase La, producing MQENDAALYPLLPLRDVVLFPGMVAPLAVGREKSVQALERAMQEASLIFLVTQRNAAVEDPGLNDLYSVGILGKVVQLLRLPEGTVRTLVKGQGRARLADVIAPTVGGAGFVYARLAAAQETDTDAAQIPAFVRELRKAFESFCQISRKIPREVLQAILEQDNPSVMVDSICAHLPLATHEKQALLEHLSLPRRMGATLELLHREIELLNLEQDINAKVKKKMNDAQRNFYLTEKMRAIQEEMGQGDAEEMAELEAAIAKKHLPESARKKAEKELKKLKQMSPMSAEATVVRNYLDVILGLPWRRKTRDRIDIGRAEAILNEDHFGLEKPKERILEYLAVQAQVKKMKGPILCLVGPPGVGKTSVSRSIARATRRAFVRISLGGVHDEAEIRGHRRTYIGAMPGKIIQAMQRADAINPVFCLDEVDKLAGDYRGDPASALLEVLDPEQNSTFNDHYLDLDYDLSQVMFITTANHLHGIPAPLQDRMEIIELRGYTEEEKLHIATDFLVPAQLKANGFAAGDISLSRETLLGIIRSYTREAGVRGLERAIAKVCRKVAHRRLKSGQAKERFTIAPADLESYLGVAKYRFALAEEQDRIGLVTGMAWTEVGGELLQIEATVMPGTGKLTITGKLGDVMQESAQAALSWVRSHSVQLGLDPAGYQKLDIHVHVPEGAVPKDGPSAGVTIATAITSALLKIPVRCNLAMTGEITLRGRVLPIGGLTEKLLAARRGNITRVLVPRENERNLREVPANIVENLQIELVQCVDEVLEKALLLQEGESLFAQAPVDPLYDGLAGGGRNTGVAL from the coding sequence ATGCAGGAAAACGACGCCGCTTTGTATCCGCTTTTGCCCCTTCGCGACGTGGTGCTCTTTCCGGGCATGGTCGCACCCCTGGCAGTGGGCCGGGAAAAGTCCGTGCAGGCCCTGGAACGCGCCATGCAGGAAGCCTCCCTCATCTTTCTGGTGACCCAGCGCAATGCAGCCGTAGAGGATCCGGGCCTGAACGATTTATACAGTGTCGGGATCCTGGGCAAGGTCGTCCAGCTCCTGCGTCTGCCGGAAGGCACAGTCAGGACGCTGGTCAAAGGCCAGGGTCGGGCGCGATTGGCGGATGTGATCGCTCCCACAGTCGGCGGCGCGGGTTTTGTCTATGCCCGGCTGGCCGCCGCCCAGGAGACGGACACGGATGCAGCCCAGATTCCCGCCTTTGTGCGGGAGCTGCGCAAGGCCTTTGAGAGTTTCTGCCAGATCAGCCGCAAGATTCCACGAGAGGTGTTGCAGGCCATCCTGGAGCAGGACAATCCATCCGTTATGGTGGACAGCATCTGTGCCCATCTGCCCCTTGCCACCCATGAAAAGCAGGCCCTCCTGGAACACCTCTCCCTGCCCCGCCGGATGGGCGCTACCCTGGAGCTTTTGCACCGCGAAATCGAGCTGTTGAACCTTGAGCAGGATATCAATGCCAAGGTCAAAAAGAAGATGAACGATGCGCAGCGTAACTTCTATCTGACCGAGAAGATGCGTGCCATTCAGGAAGAAATGGGCCAGGGCGACGCCGAGGAAATGGCCGAGCTGGAGGCGGCCATCGCAAAAAAACATCTGCCCGAGAGTGCCCGGAAAAAGGCGGAAAAGGAGCTCAAAAAACTCAAACAAATGTCGCCCATGTCTGCGGAAGCCACGGTGGTGCGCAACTACCTGGATGTCATTCTGGGACTGCCCTGGCGCAGAAAGACCCGCGACCGCATCGATATCGGGCGCGCGGAAGCTATCCTGAACGAAGACCACTTTGGCCTGGAGAAGCCCAAGGAGCGCATTCTCGAATATCTGGCGGTGCAGGCGCAGGTCAAAAAAATGAAAGGGCCGATTTTGTGCCTGGTCGGGCCCCCGGGCGTGGGCAAAACATCGGTGAGCAGGTCCATCGCACGCGCCACCAGGCGGGCCTTTGTCCGCATTTCTCTGGGCGGTGTGCACGACGAGGCCGAAATTCGTGGTCACCGCCGCACCTATATCGGCGCCATGCCGGGCAAGATCATCCAGGCCATGCAGCGGGCCGATGCGATCAATCCCGTCTTTTGTCTGGATGAGGTGGACAAGCTGGCAGGAGACTACCGGGGCGATCCGGCTTCGGCCCTGTTGGAAGTGCTGGATCCGGAGCAGAACAGCACCTTTAACGACCATTATCTGGATCTGGACTACGACCTCTCGCAGGTGATGTTCATCACCACGGCCAATCACCTGCACGGCATTCCCGCCCCGCTGCAGGATCGCATGGAGATTATCGAACTGCGCGGCTACACCGAGGAAGAAAAGCTCCACATCGCCACCGACTTTCTCGTGCCCGCCCAGCTCAAGGCGAACGGCTTTGCTGCAGGAGACATAAGCCTGTCCAGGGAGACCCTGTTGGGCATCATCCGCTCCTACACCCGGGAGGCCGGCGTGCGCGGTCTGGAGCGCGCCATTGCCAAGGTATGCCGCAAGGTGGCCCACAGGCGCCTGAAATCCGGACAGGCCAAGGAGCGCTTCACCATTGCTCCAGCCGATCTGGAAAGCTATCTGGGGGTGGCCAAATACCGTTTTGCTCTGGCCGAAGAGCAGGACCGGATCGGTTTGGTAACAGGCATGGCATGGACGGAAGTGGGCGGCGAACTCCTGCAGATCGAGGCGACTGTCATGCCCGGCACCGGCAAACTGACCATCACCGGCAAGCTGGGAGATGTGATGCAGGAATCGGCCCAGGCAGCCCTGTCCTGGGTGCGCTCCCATTCGGTTCAGCTCGGCCTCGATCCAGCAGGCTACCAGAAACTCGATATCCACGTGCATGTACCCGAAGGAGCGGTGCCCAAGGACGGGCCTTCGGCCGGCGTCACCATAGCCACGGCCATCACTTCGGCACTGCTGAAGATACCGGTGCGCTGCAATCTGGCCATGACCGGAGAAATTACGCTGCGCGGCCGGGTCCTGCCCATTGGCGGCCTTACGGAAAAGCTTTTGGCCGCCCGGAGAGGCAATATCACCCGGGTGCTCGTTCCCCGGGAAAACGAGCGCAATTTGCGCGAGGTGCCGGCAAACATCGTCGAGAATCTGCAGATCGAGCTGGTTCAATGTGTGGATGAAGTGCTGGAAAAGGCCTTGCTTCTGCAGGAAGGTGAAAGCCTTTTTGCCCAGGCACCTGTGGATCCCCTGTACGACGGCCTGGCAGGAGGTGGCCGCAATACCGGAGTCGCACTGTAG
- the clpX gene encoding ATP-dependent Clp protease ATP-binding subunit ClpX → MDKSTQKRGRQQVCSFCGKGQGQVKHLIAGPDAYAGTPVYICDECVQACNAIVLEDRDAAASASEAQEESRLKPQQIKEYLDSYVIGQERAKRVLSVAVYNHYKRINAKKDASGSVELQKSNVVLIGPTGSGKTLLAQTLARLLNVPFAIADATMLTEAGYVGEDVDSILSSLLLSVDYDVKKAEHGIIYIDEIDKIARKSDSPSITRDVSGEGVQQALLKMIEGTVASVSKQGGRKHPKEELVRIDTSNILFIVGGAFVGLEDIIRQRTGEKAMGFGANVVSQKARSYSELLDAIQPEDLLKFGLIPELVGRLPVIAPLQELSEDELVRILKEPKNALSKQYQYLFALEDVQLHFTESAYKAIARKAIARKSGARGLRSVMEERMLDVMFDLPSIEGVSECVINEQVIANDEKPVLLYEKAEAAENGTHG, encoded by the coding sequence ATGGACAAAAGCACCCAGAAGCGTGGCCGGCAGCAGGTTTGTTCTTTTTGCGGCAAGGGTCAGGGTCAGGTGAAGCATCTCATTGCAGGGCCGGATGCCTATGCCGGCACTCCGGTGTACATCTGCGACGAATGCGTGCAAGCCTGCAATGCCATTGTGCTGGAAGACCGGGATGCCGCGGCATCCGCGTCGGAGGCCCAGGAAGAAAGCCGATTGAAGCCCCAGCAGATCAAGGAGTATCTGGACTCCTACGTCATCGGCCAGGAGCGTGCGAAACGGGTGCTCTCGGTCGCGGTCTACAATCACTACAAACGCATCAACGCCAAAAAGGATGCCAGTGGCAGTGTGGAGCTGCAGAAGTCCAACGTCGTGCTGATTGGCCCCACGGGCAGCGGCAAGACGCTTCTGGCCCAGACCCTGGCGCGACTGCTGAACGTGCCCTTTGCCATTGCCGACGCCACCATGCTCACCGAAGCCGGCTATGTGGGCGAGGATGTGGACAGCATCCTGTCCAGCCTCCTGTTGAGCGTAGACTATGATGTGAAAAAGGCGGAGCACGGCATCATCTACATTGACGAGATCGACAAGATAGCCAGGAAGTCCGACTCGCCCTCCATCACCCGTGACGTCTCCGGCGAGGGTGTGCAGCAGGCCCTGCTGAAGATGATCGAGGGCACTGTAGCCTCGGTTTCCAAGCAGGGTGGGCGCAAGCACCCCAAGGAAGAGCTGGTGCGTATCGACACCAGCAATATCCTCTTCATTGTGGGCGGCGCCTTCGTGGGGCTTGAGGATATCATCCGCCAGCGCACCGGCGAAAAGGCCATGGGCTTTGGCGCCAATGTAGTCAGCCAGAAAGCGCGCAGCTACAGCGAACTCCTGGACGCCATCCAGCCAGAGGATCTGCTTAAATTTGGCCTGATTCCCGAGCTGGTGGGGCGGCTCCCGGTTATCGCTCCCCTGCAGGAACTCTCTGAAGACGAACTGGTCCGCATTCTGAAGGAGCCGAAGAATGCGCTCAGCAAACAGTACCAGTACCTCTTTGCCCTGGAAGACGTCCAACTGCACTTTACCGAAAGCGCCTACAAGGCCATTGCGCGCAAGGCCATTGCGCGCAAATCCGGTGCTCGCGGTCTGCGCTCGGTCATGGAGGAACGGATGCTGGATGTGATGTTTGATCTGCCCTCGATCGAAGGTGTCAGCGAATGCGTCATCAACGAGCAGGTCATAGCGAACGACGAAAAACCCGTACTGCTGTACGAAAAGGCCGAAGCGGCAGAAAACGGAACCCACGGGTAA
- the clpP gene encoding ATP-dependent Clp endopeptidase proteolytic subunit ClpP, which translates to MNLVPMVVEQSPRGERAYDIYSRLLKERIVFLGTPVNDDVASLIVAQLLFLEAEDPDKDITFYINSPGGVVSAGLAIYDTMQYIRCDVATLCMGQAASMGALLLASGAKGKRYALPHARIMIHQPLGGFQGQATDIDIHAREILRIREDLNRILSAHSGKTLKKIQADTERDNFMSAAQACEYGLIDKVLSNREQAEGARKA; encoded by the coding sequence ATGAATCTGGTTCCCATGGTGGTGGAGCAAAGCCCCAGAGGCGAGCGCGCCTATGATATTTACTCGAGGCTTTTGAAGGAGCGTATCGTGTTTCTGGGTACGCCGGTGAACGACGATGTGGCCAGCCTCATCGTGGCCCAGCTTCTCTTTCTGGAAGCCGAGGACCCTGACAAGGACATCACCTTCTACATCAACTCGCCCGGGGGCGTGGTCAGCGCCGGACTCGCCATCTATGACACCATGCAGTACATCCGTTGCGACGTGGCCACGCTCTGCATGGGGCAGGCCGCATCCATGGGTGCGCTGTTGCTGGCCAGCGGTGCCAAGGGCAAACGCTATGCCCTGCCCCATGCCCGCATCATGATCCACCAGCCCCTGGGCGGTTTTCAGGGACAGGCCACAGACATCGACATCCATGCCAGGGAGATCCTGCGCATCCGGGAAGACCTGAACAGGATTCTCTCGGCGCATAGCGGCAAAACCCTGAAAAAAATCCAGGCCGACACGGAACGGGACAACTTCATGAGTGCTGCCCAGGCCTGTGAATACGGCTTGATCGACAAGGTGCTCAGCAATCGGGAACAGGCCGAAGGAGCGCGGAAAGCATAA
- the tig gene encoding trigger factor, protein MDIAVEQVADLTRKLTITLPPEVVKPNLDKAYAKANRELSLKGFRRGRIPRQVLQQHFGPQIENEVGEQLVQESYFNATEQEKLDTVVHPEIHEQRFNEDGSFTYVAMVDVKPVFELGQYKGLEIELPPLSVSDLEIDLELQRIRRRQAAVQSAPEGHAIAMDDLVTVDFQGFHDGKAMKAVHSENYLVDMGTNRLGEDFEKKLLGLHQGEKTLYEVDFPAKYPNPLLAGRKVEFKVDVKEVKVRVMPDLDDELAKDVDENYKSLDDLKNAIRADLTKAREVARQGDLDDKIMSRLVEQSSFSVPKRLVNYELQEILKQMEADLKLSGLSIETAGLDLNELVERNRGFAEQRVKGDFILKRIAEVEGIKLGNEDLERGYQRIADQYNMGIEEVKSYFKRREELLPMMHELHNEKVLNFLREQTKVIDKAPEAAPEASGAE, encoded by the coding sequence ATGGATATTGCCGTTGAACAGGTCGCCGATCTCACCCGTAAACTGACTATCACCCTGCCGCCCGAGGTGGTCAAACCCAACCTGGACAAGGCCTATGCCAAGGCCAACAGGGAGTTGAGCCTGAAGGGCTTCCGCCGGGGCAGGATTCCCCGCCAGGTGCTGCAGCAGCATTTCGGCCCGCAGATCGAAAATGAAGTCGGCGAACAACTGGTACAGGAAAGCTATTTCAACGCGACAGAGCAGGAAAAGTTGGACACCGTGGTGCATCCCGAAATCCACGAGCAGCGCTTCAATGAGGACGGCAGCTTCACCTATGTGGCCATGGTGGATGTCAAACCCGTCTTCGAGCTGGGGCAGTACAAGGGTTTGGAGATCGAACTGCCGCCACTCTCCGTCAGCGACCTGGAGATTGATCTGGAACTGCAGCGCATCCGCCGCAGGCAGGCTGCGGTGCAGTCTGCGCCGGAGGGGCATGCCATTGCCATGGATGATCTGGTCACTGTGGACTTTCAGGGTTTCCACGACGGCAAGGCCATGAAGGCCGTGCACAGTGAAAATTATTTGGTCGATATGGGCACCAATCGCCTTGGTGAAGACTTTGAAAAGAAACTGTTGGGTCTCCACCAGGGTGAGAAGACGCTTTACGAGGTTGATTTCCCGGCCAAATATCCGAATCCGCTTCTGGCGGGCAGGAAGGTCGAGTTCAAGGTGGATGTGAAGGAAGTCAAGGTGCGCGTCATGCCCGATCTGGACGACGAGCTGGCCAAGGATGTGGACGAGAACTACAAGAGCCTGGACGACCTGAAAAACGCCATCAGAGCGGATCTGACCAAGGCCCGCGAGGTGGCCAGGCAGGGCGATCTGGACGATAAAATCATGAGCCGGCTGGTTGAGCAGAGCAGTTTCAGCGTTCCCAAACGCCTGGTGAACTATGAGCTCCAGGAGATCCTCAAACAGATGGAGGCTGATCTGAAACTCAGCGGCCTCAGTATCGAAACCGCAGGCCTCGATTTGAATGAGCTGGTTGAACGTAACCGGGGTTTTGCCGAACAGCGGGTCAAGGGCGATTTCATCCTGAAACGGATTGCCGAAGTGGAAGGCATCAAGTTGGGAAACGAAGATCTGGAGCGCGGCTACCAGCGCATTGCTGACCAGTACAACATGGGCATCGAGGAGGTGAAGAGTTACTTCAAGCGTCGGGAAGAGCTGCTGCCCATGATGCACGAGCTGCACAACGAGAAGGTGCTGAACTTCCTGCGCGAGCAGACGAAGGTCATCGACAAGGCACCCGAAGCGGCCCCTGAAGCATCCGGGGCCGAATAA
- a CDS encoding pyridoxine 5'-phosphate synthase, translating into MPVQVLDERAQKTPEVDTGSLRRICLRLLTAAGLAHNAVSVVLLDDDRMAEYNQRYRNKAGPTNVLSFPALFPPATPAELRADLGDVLIAVATAAREAHEKQAPLMQRLQELLLHGILHLAGYDHERSETEALVMWDRERELLTQAEARRTAMPQLSVNVDHIATLRQARGGLEPDPVLAAGICELAGASGIVVHLREDRRHIQERDVRVLRQTVKTHLNLEMAATRELVAFAADLKPDMVTLVPEKRQELTTEGGLDVAGQKKKLSGRIAALKEAGIRVSLFVDPEPEQLQAATAVGATHVELHTGHYSNADSESGQEREYVHIRRAVAMAAELGLRAKAGHGLDYRNTGRIAGIAGIEDLSIGHAIMARAVLVGLERAVREMLELMRQAAAPTVLQKD; encoded by the coding sequence ATGCCGGTACAGGTGCTGGATGAGCGTGCACAGAAGACGCCGGAGGTGGATACCGGCTCGCTGCGCCGGATCTGCCTGCGGCTGCTGACTGCTGCCGGGCTGGCACACAACGCAGTCAGCGTCGTTTTGCTGGACGATGACCGCATGGCCGAATACAACCAGCGTTACCGCAATAAGGCGGGCCCCACCAATGTGCTGTCCTTTCCGGCCCTTTTCCCGCCGGCAACGCCCGCAGAGCTGCGCGCCGATCTGGGTGACGTGCTGATTGCCGTTGCAACGGCCGCGCGCGAGGCACACGAAAAACAGGCGCCACTCATGCAGCGTCTGCAGGAACTGCTGCTGCACGGCATCCTGCATCTGGCCGGCTATGACCACGAACGCTCCGAAACCGAGGCGCTGGTCATGTGGGATCGGGAACGGGAACTTTTGACTCAAGCTGAAGCGAGGAGAACTGCCATGCCACAACTGAGCGTCAACGTCGATCACATTGCCACTCTGCGTCAGGCCCGGGGCGGACTCGAGCCGGATCCGGTACTGGCCGCCGGGATCTGTGAGCTGGCTGGCGCCAGCGGCATTGTCGTCCACCTCAGGGAAGATCGGCGCCACATTCAGGAGCGGGATGTGCGTGTACTCAGGCAGACGGTGAAGACCCATCTGAATCTCGAGATGGCGGCCACCAGGGAACTGGTGGCCTTTGCCGCGGACCTGAAGCCCGACATGGTAACGCTTGTGCCGGAAAAACGGCAGGAGCTGACCACCGAGGGCGGTCTGGATGTGGCCGGGCAGAAGAAAAAGCTCTCGGGCCGGATCGCCGCGCTGAAGGAGGCCGGCATTCGGGTGTCGCTCTTTGTGGATCCCGAGCCGGAGCAGTTGCAGGCCGCCACGGCAGTGGGGGCGACCCATGTGGAGCTGCACACCGGCCACTACAGCAATGCCGACAGCGAATCCGGGCAGGAGCGCGAATATGTGCACATCCGCCGTGCCGTGGCCATGGCCGCTGAGCTGGGCCTGCGCGCCAAGGCCGGCCACGGGCTGGATTACCGTAACACCGGCCGCATTGCCGGCATCGCCGGCATCGAAGACCTGAGCATCGGGCATGCCATCATGGCCCGCGCCGTGCTGGTAGGTTTGGAACGGGCTGTACGCGAGATGCTGGAGCTTATGCGGCAGGCTGCGGCCCCAACTGTCCTCCAGAAGGATTGA
- a CDS encoding PhoH family protein → MASGELNRQISRDLDCEAGVAPLLYGELNRNLQQVAGATGTEIAVRGSTLHISGRAHAVDLAASTLTQLAGLIAKGYPVFSQDVAFAVNILAAAPAARLEDFFLDKVCITARKKVITPKTINQKRYIEAIRSSDIVFGIGPAGTGKTWLAVAMAVSALAHEQVSRIILTRPAVEAGEKLGFLPGDMAQKIDPYLRPLTDALNEMMGQERATELVARGVIEIAPLAFMRGRTLNNAFIILDEAQNTTREQMKMFLTRIGFESHAVITGDVTQIDLPGTQKSGLIQARDLLSHIRGIAFCSFDKGDVVRHRLVQEIIQAYEQHGHEQPGSSPEAAGRQA, encoded by the coding sequence ATGGCATCCGGTGAACTGAACCGCCAGATCAGCCGCGATCTGGACTGCGAGGCCGGCGTCGCGCCGCTTTTATACGGCGAGCTGAACCGCAACCTGCAGCAGGTGGCCGGGGCCACGGGCACGGAGATTGCCGTGCGCGGCAGTACGCTGCACATCAGCGGCAGGGCCCATGCGGTGGATCTGGCCGCCAGCACGCTGACCCAACTGGCCGGGCTCATTGCCAAGGGCTATCCGGTTTTCAGCCAGGACGTGGCCTTTGCGGTCAATATTCTGGCCGCCGCGCCGGCAGCCAGACTGGAGGATTTTTTTCTGGACAAGGTGTGCATCACGGCCCGAAAAAAGGTGATCACGCCCAAGACCATCAACCAGAAACGCTACATCGAGGCCATCCGCAGCAGCGACATCGTCTTCGGCATCGGCCCGGCCGGGACAGGCAAAACCTGGCTGGCCGTGGCCATGGCGGTTTCGGCCCTGGCCCATGAACAGGTGAGCAGGATTATCCTGACCAGACCCGCGGTGGAGGCCGGTGAAAAGCTGGGCTTTCTGCCCGGTGACATGGCTCAGAAAATAGATCCGTATCTGCGCCCCCTGACCGATGCCCTGAATGAAATGATGGGCCAGGAACGGGCCACGGAGCTGGTGGCCAGGGGCGTGATCGAGATCGCACCCCTGGCCTTCATGCGTGGCCGCACCCTGAACAATGCCTTCATCATCCTGGACGAGGCCCAGAACACCACCCGCGAGCAGATGAAGATGTTTCTGACCCGCATTGGCTTCGAGTCCCATGCGGTCATCACCGGCGACGTCACCCAGATTGACCTGCCTGGCACGCAAAAATCCGGCCTGATTCAGGCCCGGGACCTCCTGTCCCATATCCGGGGCATTGCCTTCTGCAGCTTTGACAAGGGCGACGTGGTGCGGCACCGGCTGGTGCAGGAAATCATTCAGGCCTACGAGCAGCATGGCCATGAGCAGCCGGGCAGCAGCCCGGAAGCGGCGGGGAGGCAGGCGTAA
- a CDS encoding thioredoxin domain-containing protein, which translates to MLKKLLCCALLLAPAAPLLAAVPPQEGQKSGATATPLSTASEQDPQGSSGSVNWKVKKTWNIPAGALAFAQTLDEKRVYVLTEDSKVRIFTAEGKELGAVPVAAGVTAIDIAPRGEMLYLLNTRDNRYTAMNISINQTIDVTGAPVRGKLDAPVTIVEFSDFQCPFCIPTAPVVEKVLAAHPDTVRLVFKHFPLTRLHPQAEAAARAAIAAQKQGKFWEMHDALFALGEDGWGADDIIQTTAKKIGLDMRRFTADWNSEETRMALAKDIMDAQNADVNGTPSLFINGTPVSERTPELMNAMIEEALRKAKETASAEQQ; encoded by the coding sequence ATGCTGAAGAAACTGCTCTGCTGTGCCTTGCTGCTTGCACCCGCTGCCCCGCTGCTCGCTGCCGTGCCGCCCCAGGAAGGGCAAAAATCCGGCGCCACCGCCACGCCCCTGTCCACCGCCTCCGAGCAGGATCCACAGGGCAGCAGCGGCTCAGTCAACTGGAAGGTGAAAAAGACCTGGAACATCCCGGCCGGAGCCCTGGCTTTTGCCCAGACCCTTGACGAAAAACGGGTCTATGTGCTGACCGAGGACAGCAAGGTGCGGATTTTTACGGCCGAGGGCAAAGAGCTGGGCGCCGTGCCGGTTGCCGCCGGGGTTACGGCCATCGACATCGCGCCCCGGGGTGAGATGCTCTACCTGCTCAACACACGCGACAACCGCTACACCGCCATGAACATCAGCATCAACCAGACGATTGATGTGACGGGTGCGCCCGTGCGGGGCAAGCTTGATGCACCGGTGACCATTGTCGAGTTCTCCGACTTCCAATGCCCCTTCTGCATCCCGACTGCACCGGTGGTGGAAAAGGTTCTGGCCGCACATCCGGACACCGTGCGCCTGGTCTTCAAGCACTTCCCGCTGACCCGCCTGCACCCGCAGGCCGAAGCGGCGGCCCGGGCCGCCATTGCCGCCCAGAAACAGGGCAAGTTCTGGGAGATGCACGACGCGCTCTTTGCCCTGGGCGAAGACGGCTGGGGTGCGGATGACATCATCCAGACGACCGCCAAAAAAATAGGCCTCGACATGCGCCGCTTCACCGCCGACTGGAACAGCGAGGAGACCCGAATGGCGCTCGCCAAGGATATCATGGATGCGCAAAACGCCGATGTCAACGGCACGCCATCCCTGTTCATCAATGGGACACCGGTATCCGAGCGCACGCCGGAACTCATGAACGCCATGATCGAGGAGGCTCTCAGGAAGGCCAAGGAAACGGCTTCAGCGGAGCAGCAGTAA